The Flavobacteriales bacterium sequence AATTCTCTATGGCCTTTCTTGCCATGTCTCTTCGAGGCAGCGATCCGATTTGATTCAGCAATTCCTCTTGTACTTTGAGTAATTGATTTTCGGTCTTTACTAAACAAATCACCTGACTATCGGCACCATGTTCAGCTTGCGATAATAAATCTGCTACGACAAACTCGGTGTTAGCCGATTGATCAGCCATCACCAAAAGCTCTGATGGACCCGCCGGCATATCGATAGCCACTCCCAACTGAGAGGCGCTTTGTTTGGCGGCAGTTACATATTGATTACCTGGTCCAAATATCTTGTTTACTCGTGGGATAGTCTCTGTACCAATTGCCATCGCCGCGATTGCTTGTGCACCTCCTGCTTTATAAATATCTGTGATTCCAACTATACTTGCTGCAAACAAAACACCTTCATTTACTTTTCCTTTTTTATTAGCAGGTGTACATAAAACAATACGCTCACAACCAGCTATCATTGCAGGTATTCCAAGCATTAATACGGTTGAAAAAAGCGGGGCAGATCCTCCAGGGATATACAATCCCACGGTTTCTATGGCCACATTCTTTCTCCAGCACGTAACGCCTTGCATTGTCTCGATTGGCTCTTCGTCTTTTAATTGAGACTCATGAAATTTTTGAATATTTTTTTGAGCAACAGTTATCGCATCTTTTAACTCTTGAGAGATCGAATTAGATGCCTCAATGAATTCTTCTTCGCTTACTTTAAAATCGTCAAGTTCGGCACCATCAAACTTAGCTGTATACTCAAATAGCGCTTTATTCTTGTTCATCCCTACGTTGTCGATAATATCCCAAACTATTTTTTGAATAGCGGAATGATCGGCAACAGGACGTGAACAGATTTCAGCCCATTGATCTCTACCAGGAAATAATGCCTTTTTCATTATAAAAATTCTTCTACAATATCATTTTCTCAATTGGAGATACCAAAATATCTTCCGCTCCTGCGGATTTTAAATCTTCTAATATTTCCCAAAATTTCTTCTCCTCTACTACTGTATGAAGTGAACTCCATCCCTCTTGTGCCAAAGCCATAATCGTTGGACTCTTCTTTCCTGGAAGCAAAGCTCTAACTTGATCAATCTTATCAGTCGGAACATTCATTAGAACATATTTCTTGCCTTTTGCTGCAAGGACAGCTCTTATTCGAATCATAAGCTGATCGAGAATCGCTTTCTTTTCTGCAGGCATATTATTGCTACCAATTAATACTGCTTCTGAAGAAGTAACTTCTTCTACCTTCTTTAGTCCATTACTTAAAAGAGTACTTCCTGTACTTACAATATCAAATATTGCTTGCGCTAAATTGATCGCCGGAGCAATTTCTACAGAACCATTGATTAAATGTATATCTGCAGAGATATTCTGCTCCTTCAAATACTTTCCTAAAATAACTGGGTAAGAAGTTGCAATAGTCGACCCGTTAAGATCTTGAGGTCCTTTAAAATCAACATCCTTTGGAACGGCGATACATAGTTTACACTTGGCAAACCCTAATCTCTCCACGATTTCGATATCTACCTCTTTTTCTTCAACGACATTAAGACCTACTATCCCAATATCCGCAATCCCTTTCTCAACATATCCAGGAATATCATCATCTCTCAAATAGAGTAATTCTGCAGGAAACTCACTAGACTGGGCTTTCAATTGCAAAAATCCACTATTAAAACCAATGGCACATTCCTTTAAAAGCTGAAGCGACTTCTCACTTAACCTTCCCGATTTCTGAATTGCTATTCTTAATTTTCTTTCCATGATCTGTATAAAATATTTTTACATAGTACATCCATTAGCGTGAACTACACGCAAGATGGGGATTATTAAAAGTAATGTATTGTTTAATCCCCGATTATGAGGCATGATGAAAATGATGCGCACATGAAAATGTCGCATTTCTTGATATTGATATTGTCTCTATTCTTATCATCTGTGGCAAAAATAAAGCCTTTTTACTAGCTATACAAATAGAAAAGCATGGTGCAAGTAATAGTCTATTAAGATTCGTTGTTCCGATACCATTATTTATGACCATTTACCCTTACTAGTATTGGGATATTTATTAAATTTGTGCTCTTTTTTA is a genomic window containing:
- the hisD gene encoding histidinol dehydrogenase gives rise to the protein MKKALFPGRDQWAEICSRPVADHSAIQKIVWDIIDNVGMNKNKALFEYTAKFDGAELDDFKVSEEEFIEASNSISQELKDAITVAQKNIQKFHESQLKDEEPIETMQGVTCWRKNVAIETVGLYIPGGSAPLFSTVLMLGIPAMIAGCERIVLCTPANKKGKVNEGVLFAASIVGITDIYKAGGAQAIAAMAIGTETIPRVNKIFGPGNQYVTAAKQSASQLGVAIDMPAGPSELLVMADQSANTEFVVADLLSQAEHGADSQVICLVKTENQLLKVQEELLNQIGSLPRRDMARKAIEN
- a CDS encoding ATP phosphoribosyltransferase; the encoded protein is MERKLRIAIQKSGRLSEKSLQLLKECAIGFNSGFLQLKAQSSEFPAELLYLRDDDIPGYVEKGIADIGIVGLNVVEEKEVDIEIVERLGFAKCKLCIAVPKDVDFKGPQDLNGSTIATSYPVILGKYLKEQNISADIHLINGSVEIAPAINLAQAIFDIVSTGSTLLSNGLKKVEEVTSSEAVLIGSNNMPAEKKAILDQLMIRIRAVLAAKGKKYVLMNVPTDKIDQVRALLPGKKSPTIMALAQEGWSSLHTVVEEKKFWEILEDLKSAGAEDILVSPIEKMIL